Part of the Motacilla alba alba isolate MOTALB_02 chromosome 20, Motacilla_alba_V1.0_pri, whole genome shotgun sequence genome, AATAATGGTGGGAACGTGAAGAGAAGAGATTTCCAGCAGGATGCAAGAGCTTGGAAATGCTGTTGATTCATCTTTGTTATTACATGAAgagttgttttgttgttttgtttgcttttttttttttttgggaggggtgggggggggggaaagaaaaactgtcCAAGAAGTATTCCATCTGTAGGTATTTTCAGGGAATCCCCTGAGTTACGAAAAGttcaagtaaaaaaagaaaaatcagcctATAATAATTTTGTATATAATGACTGAACTACTATAAATCCACAAGCAACAGTTCAGACACGGTGTCTCCAAAGCGTTcatcccctcccttcccctgccaggCACGAGCTGCGTCCTGAGGAGAGGTGGAGGGGGAAACCTCTTCCCCACCTGActcagctcaggcagcaggagaCTGAGCCCGTCACTACTGCTGGGCGCCCGCAGCAGCTGGAACCGGCATCCCCAGGGTGGTGGTGGCAGAGATGACGGGTGAGCCTGCTAGAGGTCCAAGGGGTGAAGGTGTTGGCACTGAAGAAATCCCTGGAAGAGAGACAGGTAAGCAGGAATTAGAGTAAAAGCAGCGCACTGCTATCCAGGACAGCTCCTGAAGTCAAGTGGGAGCTTTGTGGGTCAGCTTACGTTTTCGGAGCTgccaaaattaattaaagagATAAAAGATCTGTCACtattctctgcagctctgggaagggcaCAGATTTGCACACCCCTCAGTGTCACTGATGGGCAGAGATGTGGCAGGATCACAGAAcggtttggattggaaggaaccCTAAATCTCCTCTTGTTccaccccccctgccatgggcagagacaccaTCCATGAGACCAGGTTGCCCCAAGCCCCGTTCAACCTGGCCCTTACACAATTCCAGGGAtctgacagccacagcttctctgggcagcttgtGCCAGTGGACTGTCCTTCAAGCTGCTGCCAGAAAATCAACTGCAAAGAACTTCttaaaatgagaccagaaaaaCAGGTCAGGCTGCCCAAGGCCTTACTTATCAGACTCTCCCACCCACTTTGCAGCTCTCCTTACCCTCGTCCCCAATCCTGGGAGATGACCCAacactgccctgccagctgaaCTCTCCCTCCCGGGTCCTCCCACCCATCCCACACATACAAATGCTTCAGCACCCCAAGCCAAGGAGAGGTGACAGAACTGACCTGACATCATGCTCGCACTGCTGACAGGAGTGCTGCCACCCGGCAGGTTGGACGAGCCCATCCGAGCCTGGTCTTTCACAATGGGGTCTAGGAAGAGCACACTACCAGTAAGTGCCGTGttgccagagctgctgaggcacaCAGACTGCCTGTGGCCTCTCTGCTCAGCCAGTCCTGGCACTCTGCCTGTGTCAAATAACATCAACCAACATCGACTGAAATACAGACATTTCCACCAATGCCAGGGGAAAGCACTCAAGAAAGTACCAAGGTCACATGATATCAGGGAAAGTCAGCTAAATTATGTGATTTGAGGTTCAGCAGGACTGTCTGACAGGAAAAGACAAAGGTTATTATGGCAAAGTTGATCCTTCTGTGCTAAGCAACTGTGTAATTGCAGAAAGCCAAACCCAGAATATGGGTGTAGCAAGCAGAAAGATTATCACTGATTACAATCACGTGTCACATCTCTATACACATCTTACATCTCTGTCAGCTGTCAGGTGTGTCACTAGAACTTGTTGTCCATGAGATGATCACAACTTactaacatttcattttcagctgcatGTAAATAAGGCTCTCACCGGAACAGGGACAACCCCTTCCTGCCTCCCAGGCCTTCTGTGTCAGACAAGGGAATTCCAAACTTTGCTGAGCTCAGCACTATGTGTATCTTTTTGTGGACACAACTTAATGAACTGTTTGTCCAGCTCTCACATTCCAAGCTACTGCATTCTCTAACGCTCATAATACTTGCAAAACATTTCCCTCGGATTTTTCCAACAGATCAACAGTCTGTTAATTACAGGGgtcccttcagcagcagctaaaaaaaccccaaaaccaaaccacctgAGCAAATATTGACATTATGCATTGTTGCAGCTGCTTCAAACCCCTAGATATCAATACCTgtgaaaaacagcaacaacttAAAAGCATTTACTAGTGAAAGTAACATTTTTGCTTGCAAAATCAAGACTTGAATATGGCAGTAGCTAAGCAATTTAGCAACAGAAGGAGTTAAAATGCCTGTTTATCAACAAACCAGAATTCTCTGGGTTTATCCAAACAGAGGAATCCATGCACACCTGCAGAAAGCAACCCCAAATCATGTGATTTAGGTGACTTTCCTTGATATTATTTGCTGATTCATGGGCCTGACACAGGCACCCAACACTGATTCCTTGGCTGGTGGAGGTGGCACACAGAGaccagcagcctcagctccagcacaaatATTTGCAGACCAGGCTTATATCATTGTTGCCATTCTCGCTTCCCATCTGCACAAGCCATGGGAACAGAGATTTCCCAGAGGCAGAACTCTCAGGACAGCAGCTGATACTTACAGAAGTAGGGGTGTTCCATGGCTTCTCTTGCTGTGAGTCGTGACTGGTGATCGTATCGCAGCAGCTTGTCTAAGAAATCCAGAGCTTCTGGACTCACCAGATGTTGGTTCTCGCTGTGGACAAAGCGCTCCCATCGCTTACGGGAGtgtctgcaggaaaacagaCCCAAATCAGGCCAGGCAGGGGACAGTGATGCCAAAACCCGTTTCTTAAGGAGCAAGAGCTGTGACAGATGTCCAGCCCTGAGGGAGgtcactgctctgtgcagcagccgCGGGACTGAGACGTTCCAGAACACGAAGCAGTGTCACTGTGTCTCCACGCggtggcacagcagccacagccccagcacagccacctcGGCCACCTCAGCCCCTGCACGGCCCTGCCGTGacccagacagcagcaggactAATGCTCAGAATGGATTACAGGCCTAGAATTGCAGGTTCTGTCATCTCTTATGCACCTGAGTTCCTTTAATTTTAGTCCCActatgagggggaaaaaaccataTAAATTCCATCTTTAGCAGCACCCGACTTTCTGCACTCTAATGCTGAGAAACaccattttgttcttttccctcCAGACTAAAGAGAGTATTTGCCCTTCATgctttctgctccagcagctcctttatTGCCtgaatgacatttaaaaatctttcctcAGGTCTGTTTCCATATAAAGGACTACAGAAAGCACTGGCAAAAGGGACCAAAGGCACAAAGTGTCAGTTCTCCAGAATCCTGGCTCTGATTTCTCCCAcaaatttttgttcatttcaaGGTCTGTTGACAAAGCTGTAACTGTCTGGATCTACTTAAGAGACTCCAGACCTTGGCTCACCTGCCCAAAATGTCATTGAAACGTGGATCCAGCTCAATGTTGTATTTGTCAATGTAGTCATACAGATCTTCTGTCCCCAGAACCTTGGCTATCCTCACCAGCTGggaacaaacacaaaaacaagtCACTGCTGTGAAGGTATGATAATACCAGAGCCTGCATGAAGATATAGCAGCACGTTCCCATGGGAGCTGGAACCTGATCCCAGCAGTATGAATCAGAAGCCACAAGGTCAGCCTGTGGCTCTGGCTTCCCCAGCCACACAGTCCCAGGCATCAGGAACATGCCTCCACTCACAGCTGGAGCTCAGTACCccaaggcagccaggagggagccACAGACCCTAAAATCTCTAAAACCTGAGACCCTGTAACACTACTTTCCTTAGCagcatgaaaatattcaaaaccaACAGAGGGGAAGGCAAGAATAACTGgtcaaaaaagcagaaaactctGGATCCTGCATGTGAAAGGTAAAGCACCACCCCAGAGGGCTCCAGAAAAAAAGGTTTGAGAATGGAAGGTCCTTGTTCCAGAATATTTGCATGGCAGTCACATGCTGAGCATGtgataaaagttaaaaataaaaattttggcCCAAAGGCAACACATCAAAGATTTCAGAATCTGTATAAACCTGTACCAAATTCAGTTTCTATACAGAGTGGGGGAAGAGTGAGTAGTGGCAGGGGCTTTCCACATAACATAACCTCAGGAACAGCCAAACTATGTACTAGAACACACCAGCCTTAATATAACTATTTCTACAGCTTTTCCCAGACACCTACTGAGGAGCTCCTAAGTACAAAGCTCTATAAATCCATTTCTATTTAATTGGTTACATAATCTTGCACACTTGAGAAAAGGAATGTGGCTTCAAACTGAGTTAAGAAGCCATTAGAGAAAGGCTTAAAAATTCTCTGGATGACTTGATAGAAGCCGAAGCAGGAAACCTTCATGGTGCTAAGAGAACAGACATTGTACATGACCAGCTCTCACCTGATCATAGTTGTCATGGCCATGGAAAAATGGCTCCTTTCGGAATATCATACTAGCCAACATGCAACCCAAGCTCCACATATCCAGACTGTAATCATACATCTGTACAAAACCAGAAGGACAATTCAATTTCTAATGAATTAAGCAGAACAGACCTCCAAAACTAACAGGGTTCCCCCACCCCGCCAAGGTGATATGAACACAGCCATGTCGTGCTGGAAACAAATTCAACTACCTTCATGTATCTTCATCCCTAAAGCACTGTTCAGCTCAGTGTTCCAGTTACTCAAACTGGGATACAGCAATTAGCAGGACAGCAGGTATCCTAATTCCATCCCTGTCTGGCAGGATATTAAAAATCAGAGCTTCTGTTTTCACTGCAGACTCCAATATTATAAACCACTGAGAAATGTGTTGGGAAAGGAAGCATTGGAACAAACAACAAAAGGTGTGGACTCCCCAGGGTCCATGGACAGGTGAGGATGTGCCTTTTTCCAGAACCAGCATGGTCTGAAAGTCACCAGGAACACTGTGATTTCCATAATGCAAACTGCCATCAGATAAGGGGATGCTTTTATAGCTTAATTTAGAAGTTCATGCAGTACTTGCTGTTCCCACAGGggctttgtttcatttctgtacCTTACTGCAAACACAGCCTTGCTAAAAAATATTCAACATTTGTATTCTAAGATCCATAATGATAGTTTTGCAGCTCTTCCTCAGGTCCTGAGACTActcatttgtttctttcattcagTGGCCTTATGGCCACTGCTTTCTGCCATACATTTTGGAACAGACTATCTTTAGTTTCAACTCTCTAGACATCTGAATTTTAGATATATTACCTTGAAATGGCACTGACTTTCCATATATAAGTCAGTAAGAAGTCCTGGTAACTCTTACCTGATAATCTACAAGAAGTTCAGGTCCTTTGAAATATCTGGAAGCCACTCTGACATTGTACTCTTGGCCAGGGTGGTAGAATTCAGCCAAACCCCAGTCTATTAGTCTAAGCTAAAAATggtagaaaacaaagaaaaaaggctcAAGGGATGCTCCAGCTTACCACTGGCTAAATGACACTGGTGAACTTAGTATGAATTTATTATATTAAGtcttccatttttaattaatttgatcAGTGTCTGGTTACATATTCTCCCCAAACCCGTATCACCAAGCAATCTAAACACCTCTCCTTACAACCCTGCCTGTGGGTTACATGTGACCAAGTAAAGCCTCAAAAAGCAGTACAATATTCTCATTTTACACTTGTCCACACCATGAGAGCAGAGTCCCCCTCAAAGAGGGCTGCTAGTACCACTAACACAGGTGTACCCAAAAGGGATCCCAGTTTgccaagagaaaagcaggacccctccctgccccccagcCACCCCACACTACCTTTCTGTGCTCATGGTCAATCATGACATTGTGAGGTTTGACATCTCTGTGCATGATTCCCATGCTATGGCAGTAATCTAGAGCCTGCAGGTGAAAGGAAACAGATGCTGGAGTCACAAAAATGTGTCAAGTTAACCATATTCAAAAGTATTTCCACACATATCAAGTCTAACTAGATGACAGGACTGTCCAGTGTTAGATCCTGGGCTAGACTCACTGATCACAGAAAATGCTTCCAGACCCCTCTCTCAAAGGGAGATCCCAGCAACACAAGTGTCTTTAGTTTACTTCATGTGCTTCCTCATAAAAATCGGAATTTCAGAGTCTCTAACAGCACTAATGATCACACAAGCCTCCTTTCTCCAGACTCCTAAGGAGAAATTACTTAGTTCAGAAGTATGCATGAAGATATTTGACTCACATTATGCCTGAGCACAGACCCAGCCAGTAACagctcagttttcttttttcagaggCTACATGTACTCCTGATTTAGGATTTTAAGCTATCTCAATGTAccaaaatgctgaaaaacaCATACTGACTTGATATTTTTTCTGCCCAATTCTTCCATGGACTCTTCTTTCCTTAGTGATATGATGTCACTATCATCAGTGACACAAGAACCACCTCTACAGGATTAGCTGAGAGCAAATACTGGAAATAAACcaataaaacagcaaaacaccAACTTACCTTCAAAATCTCATACATGTAGAATCGAATATCATAATCTGTTAATGTCTGGTATAATTGCTGTGGGACACAAACACATCACGTCAGTGTTCAACATCCAAAAACCCCTGTTCTGGGCTGCTGGCATTCTCCAAACCCATTTGAAGGTATAGTCTGAGTTTCTCAAGTCACTCTGATCCCACACCTGACTCTGATCAGTCTGTTCCTCTCCCTTTGCAAACCCCATACATAGTtcacttccagctctgctcagacaGCACATGCTGGCTCCTGTCACCGTCTCCCTCTGGTTGTACCCACCCAGCCCAAGCACGATGGATGGCATTGCacagcctttctttttctgaggcAGGTCAGTATGAAGGgacaaagaaacatttaaatccccattcccaggagtATGGAAGGCCACAGAAACAGCTGTCCATATTTAAAGTGGTTCCAATAAACAGTTGCACACATAAAAGCCAAAGGCCTCAAAAACACAGGCACTGATGGGCCACAAGGTAACAGATTCATTTGCTGCCAAGGTTAAATACCTCTTGGAATCTGCATTCTCATCTTGTAACTTTTGTGGCAAAATGGTACTGATGGGCTAATTATAAACTTCTGTCCCAACTCATTTACCTTTAAAGCATTTCCTATGCTTTTAAAGGTAGGAAATGCCTGTCCTATGTACTTTCCCTTCCCCAGAAAGACAGTATGAGTggttttcaaacacaaaaaaaaaagaagtcacatCCCACACTGTACCTTAAAGTCTGTGTTGTTTACATGTTCAAAAACCAGAGCGGGTGTTCgagactgaaacaga contains:
- the CSNK2A1 gene encoding casein kinase II subunit alpha; the encoded protein is MSGPVPSRARVYTDVNTHRPREYWDYESHVVEWGNQDDYQLVRKLGRGKYSEVFEAINITNNEKVVVKILKPVKKKKIKREIKILENLRGGPNIITLADIVKDPVSRTPALVFEHVNNTDFKQLYQTLTDYDIRFYMYEILKALDYCHSMGIMHRDVKPHNVMIDHEHRKLRLIDWGLAEFYHPGQEYNVRVASRYFKGPELLVDYQMYDYSLDMWSLGCMLASMIFRKEPFFHGHDNYDQLVRIAKVLGTEDLYDYIDKYNIELDPRFNDILGRHSRKRWERFVHSENQHLVSPEALDFLDKLLRYDHQSRLTAREAMEHPYFYPIVKDQARMGSSNLPGGSTPVSSASMMSGISSVPTPSPLGPLAGSPVISATTTLGMPVPAAAGAQQ